A portion of the uncultured Draconibacterium sp. genome contains these proteins:
- a CDS encoding ATP-binding protein, whose amino-acid sequence MTKARIGENEIPKLKKSAEQFYRISDHVPIVLYDYILHPDGSNQFQYVSSSCEEILELTEEEMLNDSMVFWSRVHQDDIEMLRAEDERTTRENSIFKFEFRYITKSGKTKWLQASSNPSKLLYGNTYLFSGYCLDITEKKNLENELKQELVTKDKFLSILSHDIRTPLGSLMAFSELLHEKLVKQDYTDLLDYSAIIKNTSELTFHFFDNLLAWGRSQKGINDFNPDYYSINSIINEVMGLLNAAVLQKNIQLEFDIDKNIEVFVDKNMIKTVLRNLLSNAVKFTADYGKISVSTKVSSHTLEISIQDSGTGMSKDRLDNLLKLDKIVSEKGTRGEKGSGLGLVLCNEFVQKHNGTIKAESEPNKGSIFTIELPLRQNTIAVEKA is encoded by the coding sequence ATGACTAAAGCTCGCATAGGTGAAAACGAAATTCCTAAACTAAAAAAAAGTGCAGAACAGTTTTACCGAATAAGCGATCATGTTCCTATTGTGCTGTATGACTACATCTTACATCCTGATGGTTCTAATCAATTTCAATATGTGAGTTCGAGTTGCGAGGAGATTCTGGAATTAACAGAAGAAGAAATGCTCAATGACTCGATGGTCTTTTGGAGCAGGGTTCATCAGGACGATATTGAAATGTTACGGGCGGAAGATGAAAGAACAACCCGTGAAAATTCGATTTTCAAATTTGAATTTCGTTACATTACAAAATCAGGAAAGACAAAATGGTTGCAGGCTTCGTCAAATCCCTCGAAGCTATTGTATGGAAATACCTATTTATTTAGTGGCTATTGTTTAGACATTACCGAAAAGAAAAATTTGGAGAATGAGCTAAAACAAGAATTAGTGACGAAGGATAAATTCTTATCCATTCTTTCACACGATATACGAACACCATTGGGGTCACTGATGGCATTCTCTGAATTACTTCATGAAAAACTAGTCAAACAGGATTACACCGATCTTCTTGATTATTCGGCGATCATTAAAAATACCTCTGAACTAACATTTCATTTTTTCGATAATTTACTGGCCTGGGGAAGGTCGCAGAAAGGTATAAACGATTTTAATCCTGACTATTATTCGATTAACAGCATTATTAACGAGGTAATGGGATTATTGAATGCAGCTGTATTGCAAAAAAATATTCAGCTTGAATTTGACATCGATAAAAATATCGAGGTGTTTGTCGATAAGAACATGATAAAAACGGTACTTCGTAACTTGTTATCAAATGCGGTTAAATTTACTGCTGATTATGGCAAGATAAGTGTCTCAACAAAAGTATCATCTCATACTCTCGAAATTTCCATTCAGGATAGTGGAACAGGAATGAGTAAAGACAGGCTTGATAACCTTTTAAAATTGGATAAAATTGTTTCTGAAAAAGGAACAAGGGGAGAAAAAGGTTCGGGCCTGGGGTTGGTTTTATGTAATGAGTTTGTTCAGAAACATAATGGCACCATTAAGGCCGAAAGTGAACCCAACAAGGGGAGTATCTTTACCATTGAACTGCCTTTAAGGCAAAATACAATTGCTGTCGAAAAAGCTTAA
- a CDS encoding response regulator transcription factor, whose amino-acid sequence MSTKLSGSLRIEIVIIHHFMAYRTDQLNKKRLQNLAAHNCAVDETDYKRIQPKIELLQRLAETERAMYAVFDMHKGNYLLKSTEQQKLFGKLLTDGNNRFDADMVYRNIHPDDLPFVLEIDNLTYRFFDALPADEKKEYKLVYDFRIKNTEGNYLRYMHQVIILEQDKNGRSWLSLVISDLLPEQAAQTKCQRRMINMKTGKLHYLSAEEKSETAYLLTKREREVLELIALGYDSKSISEKLFISVNTVNNHRQNILRKTRAENTTQALLYAKRLGII is encoded by the coding sequence TTGAGTACAAAATTATCAGGCTCATTACGAATTGAAATAGTGATTATTCATCATTTTATGGCTTACCGTACCGATCAGTTAAATAAAAAGCGTTTACAGAATTTAGCGGCTCACAACTGTGCTGTTGATGAAACAGACTACAAACGTATTCAGCCAAAAATTGAACTACTGCAACGCCTTGCGGAGACAGAGCGGGCGATGTATGCCGTTTTTGATATGCACAAAGGTAATTACCTGCTAAAAAGTACGGAGCAGCAGAAGTTGTTTGGAAAATTATTGACGGATGGGAATAATCGATTTGATGCCGATATGGTTTACCGAAACATTCACCCCGATGACCTTCCATTTGTGCTGGAAATCGACAACCTGACCTATCGGTTTTTTGATGCGCTGCCGGCTGACGAGAAAAAAGAATATAAACTGGTTTACGATTTTAGGATAAAAAATACCGAAGGAAACTACCTGCGCTATATGCACCAGGTAATTATTTTGGAGCAAGATAAAAACGGGCGTTCTTGGCTCTCGCTGGTTATCTCTGATTTGTTACCCGAACAAGCGGCGCAAACAAAATGCCAGCGCCGAATGATTAATATGAAAACCGGTAAACTGCATTATTTATCTGCTGAAGAGAAATCGGAAACTGCATATTTACTCACCAAACGCGAGCGCGAAGTGCTCGAACTGATCGCTTTGGGCTACGACAGCAAGAGTATTTCGGAGAAGTTATTTATCAGTGTTAATACGGTAAATAATCACCGCCAGAATATTCTTCGGAAAACAAGAGCCGAAAACACAACACAGGCTTTGCTTTATGCCAAACGACTAGGAATAATTTAA
- a CDS encoding class I SAM-dependent methyltransferase has product MSNENKSIHEFEVSLICEFFAHLERQGPGSAEITTKALSFIEGLGKEAKIADLGCGTGGQTMVLAQHTPGQITGIDLFPTFIDLFNKNAHQLKLEKRVKGIVGSMDQLPFQHEELDLIWSEGAIYNIGFERGLREWKEFLKPGGHVAVSEASWFTDERPQEIHDFWMDAYPGIDTIPNKMVQMQQAGYVPVASFILPVYCWTDFYSMHCKAQKVFLKNHAGDKAAEDFIANQRHEEKLYNKYKDFYGYAFYIGKKI; this is encoded by the coding sequence ATGAGTAACGAAAATAAATCAATACACGAATTCGAAGTAAGTTTAATTTGCGAATTTTTCGCACACCTTGAACGCCAGGGACCGGGCAGTGCTGAAATTACAACTAAAGCCCTGAGTTTTATTGAGGGGCTTGGGAAAGAAGCAAAGATTGCTGACCTGGGGTGTGGAACAGGTGGCCAAACAATGGTTTTGGCACAACATACGCCAGGTCAGATAACAGGAATCGACCTCTTCCCCACTTTCATCGATCTGTTTAATAAAAATGCGCATCAATTAAAACTGGAAAAACGTGTAAAAGGAATTGTTGGTTCGATGGATCAACTGCCTTTTCAGCATGAGGAGCTGGATTTAATCTGGTCGGAAGGCGCTATTTACAACATCGGTTTTGAACGCGGGTTGCGGGAATGGAAAGAATTTTTGAAACCGGGAGGACATGTTGCAGTAAGCGAGGCATCGTGGTTTACGGATGAACGTCCGCAGGAGATTCACGATTTCTGGATGGACGCCTATCCCGGAATTGACACGATTCCGAATAAAATGGTTCAAATGCAACAAGCCGGTTATGTACCGGTGGCATCGTTTATTTTGCCGGTATATTGCTGGACCGATTTTTATTCGATGCATTGCAAGGCGCAAAAAGTCTTTCTTAAAAACCACGCAGGCGATAAAGCTGCTGAAGATTTTATTGCCAACCAACGACATGAAGAGAAATTGTATAACAAATACAAGGATTTTTATGGCTATGCGTTTTACATCGGGAAGAAGATTTAG
- a CDS encoding nitrilase-related carbon-nitrogen hydrolase → MKTKQRIIKSMALLVGAAALTLAGINWSVAWAAWIAPVFLLYYFRRAGKFEFLYFFLLLFVSGMLSQTGNNLFHLPAVDLFNGLSFCMLYSIAYLADRFLYRKDKPWYYTFIFPSVAILVEYAASFAIGTWGSVAHTQFAVKPLLQFSSVGGIFGVSFLVLWFAPVVNRIIEKDENNRQWLKGTLLYAVVLCVVMVYGTVRMFAAKQEPETVKVAAILSNTDIHAVVSSHQEALTELAKDAGNEFPDGLFSDSVAINRMITRTHEAASQGAKIMVWNEAALILDQNEKEQVLQEMSQLCSNEHVYVLLAFLEKSIQKGDKPFNNVSILVASDGKKVWEYKKSFLHPYAEAPIVNSGDAKLPYTNTEYGRLATVICSDLDMPHYLKQAGNAGIDILLVPAFDWEGITPFHAEMATLPGIQHGFSVIRANGKGLTTVTDYRGNSLAASNSFHNDAKIVYAQVPIHSPNTVYSRIGNVVIYLALLYLLFIFVGKAFRPKQKSDTVHGTVD, encoded by the coding sequence ATGAAAACAAAACAACGGATAATTAAAAGCATGGCCCTGCTTGTTGGTGCTGCTGCGCTAACACTGGCAGGTATTAACTGGTCGGTGGCATGGGCAGCATGGATTGCCCCGGTATTTCTCTTGTATTATTTCCGCCGGGCCGGGAAATTCGAATTTCTGTATTTCTTTTTGCTTTTGTTTGTTTCAGGAATGTTATCGCAAACCGGCAACAACCTTTTTCATCTTCCTGCCGTCGATCTGTTTAACGGTTTAAGTTTTTGCATGCTGTACAGTATTGCTTACCTGGCCGATCGTTTTTTATACCGCAAAGACAAGCCCTGGTACTATACGTTTATTTTTCCGTCGGTGGCCATATTAGTGGAGTATGCTGCCAGTTTTGCCATCGGAACCTGGGGATCGGTGGCCCATACGCAGTTTGCGGTAAAACCATTGCTGCAGTTTAGTTCAGTTGGAGGAATATTTGGAGTTTCTTTTTTGGTACTTTGGTTTGCCCCGGTCGTTAACCGCATTATTGAAAAAGACGAAAATAACAGGCAATGGCTAAAAGGAACATTACTTTATGCTGTGGTACTTTGTGTTGTAATGGTATATGGAACGGTGCGCATGTTTGCCGCAAAACAGGAACCCGAAACCGTAAAAGTAGCAGCCATTTTAAGCAATACCGATATTCATGCGGTGGTAAGTAGCCATCAGGAGGCATTAACGGAACTGGCAAAGGATGCCGGAAATGAATTCCCTGACGGACTGTTTTCGGATTCAGTGGCAATTAATCGTATGATTACCCGAACGCACGAGGCCGCGAGTCAGGGGGCAAAAATAATGGTGTGGAATGAGGCAGCTTTAATTCTCGATCAGAATGAAAAGGAACAAGTGCTGCAGGAGATGTCTCAGCTTTGTTCGAATGAGCATGTGTATGTTTTGCTTGCCTTTCTTGAAAAGAGTATTCAAAAGGGCGACAAGCCGTTCAATAATGTAAGTATCCTGGTAGCTTCGGATGGCAAAAAAGTTTGGGAATACAAAAAATCGTTTTTACATCCTTATGCCGAGGCGCCGATTGTTAACAGCGGCGATGCAAAACTGCCCTATACAAACACCGAATACGGACGATTGGCGACGGTTATCTGTTCCGATCTGGATATGCCCCATTACCTGAAACAGGCCGGTAATGCCGGTATCGACATTCTTTTGGTGCCGGCTTTCGACTGGGAAGGAATTACTCCTTTTCACGCCGAGATGGCCACCTTGCCCGGTATTCAGCACGGATTTTCAGTGATAAGAGCAAACGGCAAAGGCCTTACAACTGTTACCGATTATCGAGGCAACTCTCTGGCAGCTTCCAATAGTTTTCATAACGATGCCAAAATTGTTTATGCACAGGTACCCATTCATTCACCCAACACAGTTTATTCCCGAATAGGCAACGTGGTTATTTACCTGGCTCTGCTTTACCTGCTATTTATTTTCGTAGGAAAAGCATTCCGGCCAAAACAAAAATCCGATACTGTGCACGGAACAGTGGATTAG
- a CDS encoding ABC transporter permease: MIKNLLKHSLRALKKQKGYVAINILGLAIGIACSIIIALFIIHELSYDQYNENKDRMYRVILDGKIGEQEVEASYTAAVIGPTMAIDFPEVEKFCRLNTWGEAIVKKEDVAYVIEDFAEVDSTFFQIFSIPLLKGSSKTVLNEPNTMVLSESTAKKIFGNEDPINKLLRVNTGQEPYRITGVMADIPEETHLNANILTSFMTNNRANDPEWLNNSFSTYVLLKPNTSPETVEAKFPDMIKKYVGPRVQQLFGVSLSDFVTQGNRYEFRLQPVTKIHLMPEIEHEVKPATDPKYLVIFSSVAILIIVIASINFMNLSTAQATKRAKEIGVKKVSGSSKGMLILQFLTDSILISFIALVLAVVIVFISLPFFNDVFDTQVSFNLIEHFYYIPLLIVFALFVGFIAGAYPAFYLSSFNPNTVLRGKLRDGAKNGKLRRILVSVQFLISIVLIVGTIIMYRQLTFMVNKDVGFNKERLMVIQSAGSIGDQVKAFKQEILKIPGVEYVSASTAVPGHNTNNNGYMLEGRDGQSYLMQTAYVDYDYLATYNIQLSDGRFFDREYGADREACVVNRKTIEEFGINDYTQERFVVVFNDEGDKKFMPIIGVCNNFHFESLHSRINPYVMRFKEDDNNWGFISVKFNTDAPAAAISQIEDSWKRFASNNPLRYFFMDEDFSQMYKSERQNAKLSVVFAILGIFIAALGLFGLTSFTVEQRTKEVGVRKALGASGYSIFYLISKEIVILVCVATLVASPLIYWVATNWLHNYYYRIHLGVLEFVIGFIAAISIALATISYKTLQTLRINPAHTLRYE, from the coding sequence ATGATTAAGAACTTATTGAAACACAGCCTGCGGGCACTGAAGAAGCAGAAAGGATACGTTGCCATCAACATTTTAGGGCTCGCCATTGGAATCGCCTGTAGTATTATCATCGCCTTGTTTATCATCCATGAGTTAAGTTACGACCAGTACAACGAAAACAAAGACCGGATGTACCGTGTAATACTCGACGGTAAAATTGGCGAACAGGAAGTTGAAGCTTCATACACAGCAGCAGTTATCGGGCCCACAATGGCCATCGATTTTCCCGAGGTGGAAAAGTTTTGTCGCCTGAATACCTGGGGCGAAGCCATTGTAAAAAAGGAGGATGTAGCTTATGTGATCGAGGATTTCGCAGAGGTGGATTCTACTTTCTTCCAGATCTTCTCCATTCCGTTGCTAAAAGGTAGCAGCAAAACTGTGCTGAATGAACCCAACACCATGGTTTTATCGGAGTCAACAGCAAAAAAGATTTTTGGAAACGAAGATCCCATCAATAAACTTTTGCGGGTAAACACCGGGCAGGAGCCTTACCGCATAACCGGAGTAATGGCCGATATTCCTGAGGAAACACATTTAAATGCCAATATCCTTACTTCGTTTATGACCAACAACAGGGCCAACGACCCCGAGTGGCTGAACAATAGTTTCTCCACCTATGTGTTGCTAAAACCCAATACTTCGCCCGAAACTGTGGAAGCCAAATTCCCCGACATGATCAAAAAATATGTAGGGCCCAGAGTGCAACAGCTGTTTGGCGTTTCGTTGAGTGATTTTGTAACGCAGGGCAACCGCTACGAATTTCGCCTGCAGCCGGTAACAAAAATTCACCTGATGCCGGAAATCGAGCACGAAGTAAAACCGGCCACCGACCCCAAATACCTGGTCATATTCAGCAGTGTGGCTATTCTGATTATTGTAATTGCCTCCATAAATTTTATGAACCTGTCGACCGCGCAGGCCACTAAACGCGCCAAAGAAATTGGTGTGAAAAAGGTAAGTGGTTCATCAAAAGGAATGCTGATTTTGCAGTTCCTTACCGATTCAATACTGATATCGTTTATTGCACTGGTGCTGGCCGTTGTTATCGTATTTATATCGTTGCCTTTTTTTAACGATGTATTCGATACACAGGTCAGTTTTAATCTCATTGAGCATTTTTATTACATCCCGCTGCTTATTGTATTTGCCCTTTTTGTGGGTTTTATTGCGGGTGCTTACCCGGCCTTTTACCTCTCGTCGTTTAATCCGAATACTGTCTTGCGCGGAAAACTTCGAGACGGGGCCAAAAACGGAAAATTACGCCGTATCCTGGTGTCGGTACAGTTTCTTATTTCCATTGTTCTTATTGTGGGCACCATTATTATGTACCGCCAGCTAACCTTCATGGTAAACAAAGATGTGGGTTTCAACAAAGAGCGTTTAATGGTGATCCAGAGTGCCGGTTCTATTGGCGACCAGGTAAAGGCTTTTAAACAGGAAATTCTGAAAATACCCGGTGTTGAATATGTTTCGGCGTCAACCGCTGTTCCGGGGCACAACACCAACAACAACGGTTATATGCTCGAAGGCCGCGACGGACAGAGCTACCTGATGCAAACCGCCTATGTGGATTACGATTACCTGGCAACCTACAACATCCAGCTCAGCGACGGCCGCTTTTTCGACCGCGAGTATGGTGCCGACCGTGAGGCGTGTGTGGTAAACCGCAAAACCATTGAAGAGTTTGGAATTAACGATTATACACAGGAACGTTTTGTTGTGGTTTTTAACGACGAAGGCGACAAAAAATTTATGCCCATCATCGGGGTGTGTAACAATTTTCATTTCGAATCGCTGCACAGCCGCATTAACCCCTATGTGATGCGCTTTAAGGAAGACGACAATAACTGGGGTTTTATTTCGGTGAAATTTAATACCGATGCACCGGCAGCTGCCATTAGCCAGATTGAAGACAGCTGGAAACGTTTTGCATCGAATAACCCGCTGCGCTACTTTTTTATGGATGAAGATTTTTCGCAGATGTATAAATCCGAGCGGCAGAATGCCAAACTATCGGTGGTGTTTGCCATACTGGGGATTTTTATTGCCGCACTCGGACTGTTCGGGCTTACCTCGTTTACCGTTGAGCAGCGCACTAAAGAAGTGGGTGTGCGCAAAGCACTGGGCGCTTCGGGATACAGTATTTTTTACCTCATTTCGAAAGAGATCGTTATCCTGGTTTGTGTGGCAACGCTGGTGGCCAGTCCGCTAATTTACTGGGTAGCCACCAACTGGCTGCACAATTATTACTACCGCATCCACCTCGGTGTGCTCGAGTTTGTTATTGGTTTTATTGCGGCCATTTCAATAGCACTGGCTACCATTAGTTATAAAACGCTGCAAACACTGCGGATTAATCCGGCGCATACCTTGAGGTATGAGTAG